Proteins co-encoded in one Arachis hypogaea cultivar Tifrunner chromosome 13, arahy.Tifrunner.gnm2.J5K5, whole genome shotgun sequence genomic window:
- the LOC112792594 gene encoding F-box protein At1g67340, whose product MRTRRGLCYSAPGVVTRMCSVGVGKRKNNKLQHNVYGDSNIYSLRKRHKRLPEKAAGECDFFESLPDDLVISIFCKLSSSATSPSDFVNVLITCRRLNSLGLHSLVLSKASPRTFSIRAKNWCDSAHRFLKQCADAGNVEACYTLGMIRFYCLQNRGSGASLMAKAAMNSHARALYSLAVIQFNGSGGTKNDKDLRAGVALCARAAFLGHVDALRELGHCLQDGYGVRQNIAEGRRFLVQANARELAAVISAGAAARQWLTWNIHPLRQFAGSAAGCPLLSDFGCNVPMPEAHPASRFLSEWFAARDASPGPGLRLCSHAGCGRPETRKHEFRRCSVCGAVNYCSRACQALDWKFRHKVECTPVERWLEDDGDDVVDDGVDADAVMAVDS is encoded by the exons ATGAgaacaagaagaggattgtgTTATTCTGCACCTGGAGTAGTAACAAGGATGTGTTCCGTAGGGGTTGGGAAGAGAAAGAACAACAAGTTGCAGCATAATGTTTACGGAGACTCTAATATTTATAGCCTCAGGAAAAGGCACAAGAGGTTACCGGAAAAGGCCGCCGGCGAATGCGATTTTTTCGAGTCTTTGCCGGACGACCTTGTAATCTCTATCTTCTGCAAGCTTAGCTCCTCCGCTACTTCCCCTTCCGATTTTGTCAATGTTTTAATCAC ATGCAGGAGATTAAACAGTTTAGGTCTCCATTCTCTTGTGTTATCGAAAGCATCTCCGAGGACTTTCTCTATTAGAGCAAAGAACTGGTGCGATTCGGCGCACCGGTTCCTCAAACAGTGTGCAGATGCAGGAAATGTTGAAGCATGCTATACTCTAGGCATG ATTCGGTTCTACTGTTTGCAGAACAGAGGGAGCGGGGCTTCACTCATGGCCAAGGCAGCCATGAACTCTCACGCACGAGCTCTCTATTCGCTCGCCGTTATACAGTTCAACGGTAGCGGAGGCACCAAGAACGACAAGGACCTCCGTGCCGGAGTTGCCTTGTGCGCACGCGCCGCCTTCCTCGGCCACGTCGACGCGCTGCGGGAGCTAGGCCACTGCCTTCAGGATGGATACGGCGTTCGCCAGAACATCGCGGAGGGGAGGCGCTTCCTTGTTCAGGCCAACGCCAGGGAACTCGCCGCCGTGATCTCCGCCGGAGCTGCTGCGCGCCAGTGGCTGACATGGAACATCCACCCGCTCCGCCAGTTCGCCGGGTCAGCGGCAGGTTGCCCGCTGCTGAGCGATTTCGGGTGCAATGTTCCGATGCCGGAGGCACATCCGGCGAGCAGGTTCCTGTCGGAATGGTTCGCGGCTCGGGACGCGTCTCCCGGTCCGGGACTGAGGTTGTGCTCTCATGCCGGTTGCGGTCGGCCAGAGACGAGGAAGCACGAGTTTCGAAGGTGCTCGGTGTGTGGCGCGGTGAACTATTGTTCACGCGCCTGCCAGGCGCTTGATTGGAAGTTTCGGCACAAGGTGGAGTGCACCCCCGTGGAGCGGTGGCTCGAGGACGACGGAGATGACGTCGTTGATGACGGCGTAGACGCTGACGCCGTGATGGCGGTGGATAgttag